One genomic region from Passer domesticus isolate bPasDom1 unplaced genomic scaffold, bPasDom1.hap1 HAP1_SCAFFOLD_218, whole genome shotgun sequence encodes:
- the LOC135292138 gene encoding uncharacterized protein LOC135292138 has protein sequence MAGRFFSLFKCFRGKNKKGPGAAAGEQLEEPEQIQTLQEDAAVERTQEQQSSHDRFRRTAQMFRKFPRIRRRETNTTAAEGPAEPDSGLTQLQAEPDVSPDLAGLSQDLDTSGTETWAQDLPTSGTEDAVITNTDNEETEALKNTGAMPTPPEICASTVDFFLESAVPYQQQVPAMVKNIHQSLMSHVTVDARLHSDIVRLAEEHPADVALTLLHCAPTCDRAAAMMWRAIGTSGPTMEKVLATLLCVMEDWPVHSTCTSDGDNKDVFALAATLVIWVIVPKCQEAMILHSSRLFVALLFHVVITTQQMPPEEVENFWRACQEEHHLPSKPNRFAVQAMKALLCRLECDQEVMDMERKCGWDTLLCAHTQHYAVGLLAREMRRGSLSLCSGIALRLLGLLSREEPRWDLPGLAFLVELSALS, from the exons ATGGCAGGCAGATTTTTCAGCCTGTTCAAATGCTTCcgggggaaaaataagaaaggccctggagctgctgcaggagagcaacttgaagagccagagcagatccagacactgcaggagg atgcagccgtggagcgcacacaagagcagcaatccagccatgaccgcttccgcagaacagcgcag ATGTTCCGAAAATTCCCGCGCATTCGGCGTAGAGAGAccaacaccacagcagctgagggcccagctgagcctgactcggggctgacccagctccaggcagagcctgatgtcagcccaGACTTGGCTGGGCTCTCACAAGACTTGGACACCTCAGGGACTGAAACGTGGGCACAGGATCTTCCCACATCAGGGACTGAGGATGCAGTCATAACAAACACTGACAATGAAGAGACTGAGGCCTTGAAAAATACTGGAGCCATGCCCACTCCCCCTGAGATTTGTGCTTccactgtggattttttcctggagagtgctgttccttatcagcagcag gtgccagccatgGTGAAGAACATCCACCAGAGTCTCATGTCCCACGTCACTGTGGATGCCAGGCTGCACAGCGAcattgtgaggctggctgaGGAACACCCTGCAGACGTGGCGCtgaccctcctgcactgtgccccaacgtgtgacag agctgctgcaatgatgTGGAGAGCCATAGGCACATCAGGACCAACAATGGAGAAGGTGCTGGCaacactgctctgtgtgatggaggattggcctgtgcacagcacatgcacctccgatggggacaacaAGGACgtttttgccctggct gcaactctggtgatctggGTCATTGTGCCTAAATGCCAGGAGGCCATGATCCTTCATTCCTCCcgcctgtttgtggctctgctcttccatgtTGTCATCACCACCcagcagatgccaccagaggaagttgaaaaCTTCTGGAGAGCGTGCCAGGAGGAACACCACCTTCCCAGCAAGCCCAACAG gtttgcagtgcaggccatgaaggctctgctctgccgactggagtgtgaccaggaggTGATGGATATGGAGcgtaagtgtggctgggacacgctgctgtgtgctcacacccagcactatgccgtgggtctgctggccag agagatgcgccgtggctccCTCTCCTTGTGTTCTGGGATTGCTCTCCGTCTgcttgggctgctcagcagggaggagccacgcTGGGATCTGCCTGGCCTAgcgttccttgtggag ctctctgccctctcgtag